A genome region from Maridesulfovibrio salexigens DSM 2638 includes the following:
- a CDS encoding DUF190 domain-containing protein — MHGYLITFFTQKNREQDGMPLADWIIEEARKIGVRGATLFSGQEGFGHDGRFHSDNYFDFEDKPQLVTMALTHDECDCLLSRLQAKQLRIFYTKSRVEFGFTS, encoded by the coding sequence ATGCACGGTTATTTAATCACTTTCTTTACCCAGAAAAACCGCGAACAGGACGGTATGCCACTGGCAGACTGGATTATTGAAGAAGCCCGAAAAATCGGAGTACGCGGTGCAACGCTATTCAGCGGACAAGAGGGCTTCGGTCATGACGGACGTTTTCATTCAGACAACTATTTTGATTTTGAGGACAAACCGCAACTCGTAACCATGGCCCTGACTCATGACGAATGCGACTGCCTGCTTTCCCGCCTGCAAGCCAAACAGCTTCGCATCTTTTACACCAAATCAAGAGTTGAATTCGGATTTACCTCTTAA
- a CDS encoding Crp/Fnr family transcriptional regulator: MPATEYNSEQIIDALQADPNLIKAEPAALKELSSKASQRKFKKGEFIFKAGDESHTFCLVESGKVILSKESPSGKSFTYLVATRGMTLNGITCFKSGPRIFSARVVEDSSIITIPCHEFRYWVENNPPVAMGILGTMGELLDGAYTRIIDLIDESVETRILNVLSMLSTRIGSELPLTNEDLAGMVGTSRESAARVISRLQDNGIVSKGRGSITVLDKEQLDETVSSPFFII; this comes from the coding sequence ATGCCCGCAACCGAATACAACTCAGAGCAAATAATTGATGCCCTGCAAGCTGACCCAAACCTGATCAAAGCGGAACCAGCTGCTTTGAAAGAATTGTCCAGCAAAGCCAGCCAGCGGAAATTCAAAAAAGGAGAATTCATCTTCAAAGCAGGAGATGAATCACACACCTTTTGTCTGGTGGAAAGCGGCAAGGTAATCCTTTCCAAGGAATCGCCATCCGGGAAATCTTTCACCTATCTTGTTGCCACACGCGGAATGACCCTGAACGGAATCACCTGTTTCAAATCCGGACCAAGGATTTTCAGCGCCCGCGTTGTGGAAGATTCATCCATCATCACGATACCATGCCATGAATTCAGATATTGGGTTGAAAACAATCCCCCCGTTGCCATGGGTATATTGGGCACTATGGGCGAACTGCTGGACGGAGCATACACCCGCATCATTGATCTGATTGACGAAAGCGTTGAGACACGCATTCTAAACGTACTCAGCATGCTCTCCACCCGCATAGGTTCGGAACTCCCCCTTACCAACGAAGATCTTGCAGGCATGGTTGGTACTTCACGTGAAAGCGCCGCCCGGGTCATATCCAGACTTCAAGATAACGGAATTGTTTCCAAAGGACGCGGCAGCATCACAGTTCTGGACAAAGAACAACTGGACGAAACAGTTTCCAGCCCGTTTTTCATTATTTAA
- a CDS encoding HAD family hydrolase has protein sequence MESSLDFSAVIFDLDGTLLDTLSDIAAAGNSALESAGLPTHPVDAYRKFVGDGAKKLAWRVLPEDKQNQEDYDQFVPVLLKKFEEELNKHVRPYAGIPEVLADFIAAGKKIAILSNKPHEHAIESVAKFLPGIDFFAVYGGRKDVPLKPEPDAALELAEKMGVSPQQTLFIGDTDVDVKTGVNAGMIAIGAGWGFRGENELVKAGANIVLDTPADLVSLL, from the coding sequence ATGGAAAGTTCACTTGATTTTTCAGCTGTGATTTTTGATTTGGATGGAACCCTGCTTGATACATTAAGCGATATTGCTGCAGCTGGGAACTCCGCTTTGGAGTCTGCGGGTCTCCCGACACATCCGGTAGATGCATATCGCAAGTTCGTTGGTGACGGTGCAAAGAAACTGGCATGGCGGGTACTTCCTGAAGATAAGCAGAATCAGGAAGATTATGATCAGTTTGTGCCGGTCCTGCTTAAGAAATTTGAAGAGGAGTTGAATAAGCACGTCCGTCCTTATGCCGGAATTCCTGAAGTCCTTGCTGATTTTATTGCCGCTGGTAAAAAAATTGCGATCCTTTCCAACAAGCCCCATGAACACGCTATTGAATCTGTCGCTAAGTTCCTGCCGGGAATAGACTTTTTTGCTGTTTACGGCGGACGCAAGGATGTCCCCCTCAAGCCCGAACCTGATGCAGCTCTTGAGCTTGCGGAAAAAATGGGTGTTTCTCCGCAACAGACCTTATTCATCGGTGATACTGATGTTGATGTCAAAACCGGTGTTAATGCAGGCATGATTGCCATCGGAGCCGGATGGGGTTTTCGTGGTGAAAATGAGCTTGTAAAAGCCGGGGCGAATATTGTGTTGGATACTCCTGCCGACTTGGTTTCCCTGCTTTAA
- a CDS encoding GAF domain-containing protein: protein MDEKKLIRFQQQQIKALQYEKAAAMDALDLARELGTISALSPQQSSLEKLLQDICDRAQRMIPFQSCAVYLVDNDTQDFVRASSCPETASAKLEEEIDLLIADQSFAYALQSDGPVFFLGSAGDSHILLHALLTPFRVRGMFAGIMQQSKEEILDTTLKLFSVFMLAAVNALENYENHEIMRNHSLELKRMVQQRTQDLVDAYDRLDITLNAMQAGVMVVEAENYRIVDVNPKALEMMGREWEEVIGTECFDVICTACKGSCPIVDNGLQESNEEHVIERKDGTHIPIQKTVSRVMIDGKLHMVENFIDIREQKKLADLKEHVDRIMRHDLKVPLNGIIGLPDLLLNDDEVNLTESQREVLEYIKISGYKLLNMINLSLDLYKMETGSYEYNPAVADVYSIVRSVVKDLSELVRYKKLVIREQFEGKDVGGDFSFDIRCDEFLTYSLLSNIMKNAVEASPEDEDIIFDVRVIDGNVAIQIHNKGAIPESIRDTFFEKYVTAEKSDGTGLGTYSAKLIAETMGGNISFESSSEKGTSIMINLPGMDD, encoded by the coding sequence ATGGACGAAAAGAAGTTGATAAGATTTCAACAGCAGCAGATTAAAGCCCTTCAGTATGAAAAGGCAGCAGCTATGGATGCCTTGGATCTGGCTCGGGAACTGGGGACTATCTCCGCTCTTTCACCCCAACAGTCTTCGCTGGAAAAATTGTTGCAGGATATTTGTGACCGCGCTCAGAGGATGATTCCATTCCAGTCTTGTGCTGTTTATCTTGTAGATAATGATACGCAGGATTTTGTGCGCGCCAGTTCCTGCCCGGAAACTGCTTCAGCAAAGCTGGAAGAGGAAATAGATTTACTTATTGCGGACCAGTCCTTTGCTTATGCATTGCAGTCTGACGGTCCCGTGTTTTTTCTTGGTTCCGCCGGAGATAGCCACATTCTGCTGCATGCTCTTCTTACTCCGTTCAGGGTGCGGGGAATGTTTGCAGGGATAATGCAGCAGAGCAAGGAAGAGATTTTAGATACAACTTTGAAACTTTTTTCAGTGTTTATGCTTGCCGCGGTCAATGCTCTTGAGAATTACGAAAACCATGAGATTATGCGTAATCATAGTTTGGAGCTTAAGCGCATGGTCCAGCAGCGTACTCAGGATCTAGTCGATGCCTATGATCGGTTAGATATTACATTGAATGCAATGCAGGCCGGGGTAATGGTGGTTGAAGCGGAAAATTACAGGATTGTTGATGTTAACCCTAAGGCACTCGAGATGATGGGCAGGGAGTGGGAAGAGGTTATCGGGACAGAATGTTTTGATGTCATCTGTACTGCATGTAAAGGGAGTTGTCCCATTGTTGATAACGGTCTGCAAGAAAGCAACGAAGAACATGTTATTGAAAGAAAGGACGGTACCCATATTCCCATCCAGAAAACCGTAAGCAGGGTCATGATTGATGGCAAGCTGCATATGGTTGAAAATTTTATTGATATTCGTGAACAGAAAAAACTTGCCGATTTGAAGGAGCATGTTGATCGTATTATGCGCCATGACCTTAAAGTTCCTTTGAACGGGATTATCGGGCTTCCTGATTTGTTGCTGAATGATGATGAGGTCAACCTTACTGAAAGTCAGCGGGAAGTGTTGGAGTACATAAAGATCTCCGGTTATAAGCTTTTGAATATGATCAATCTTTCCCTTGATCTCTACAAGATGGAGACCGGCTCATATGAGTATAATCCTGCTGTAGCAGATGTATATTCGATTGTACGATCGGTGGTTAAGGATTTATCTGAGCTGGTCAGGTATAAAAAGCTGGTTATAAGGGAACAGTTCGAAGGTAAGGATGTTGGCGGTGATTTCTCTTTTGATATTCGCTGTGATGAATTTCTGACCTATTCGCTTTTATCCAATATAATGAAAAATGCAGTGGAAGCTTCCCCTGAAGATGAGGATATAATTTTTGATGTCCGGGTTATTGATGGAAATGTTGCCATACAGATTCATAATAAAGGCGCGATTCCTGAAAGCATCCGGGACACTTTCTTTGAAAAATACGTTACT
- a CDS encoding HDOD domain-containing protein, with translation MKVFVGDLKVGMRLLEDVNGANGRFLLAADTVLEEKHLRIFNIWGVSEVEVLSGSKTGEDNDEPDPRLLAIADEYVEGVFAYANMSVAPMKVLKEACIKHFVGELEKDKALPEVLMPIGGDLDILDAPLFESAGVFLNSGIRLAAFPDIYYKIMETLNDPGAGSENLADIISKDSGLSAKLISLVNSPLYGFDLPVESLSRAVSLVGTDGVCQLALSVSVMEAFKGEHNVGFSMADFWKHSLACAVFCRILAQQVPGISQDKCFVVGMLHDIGQLIMLQQYSEKIDLAFQLRMSRSISYCKAESMIFGFDHCELAGKLFELWNIPPSITAGVVGHHGVRSGELCIESAICSVADAMAVALQYGTDSFGLINTPYTGAWDTLGLPDGAVVTTISKAKRQIADILAIFGG, from the coding sequence ATGAAAGTTTTTGTAGGTGATTTGAAAGTCGGGATGCGTCTGCTGGAGGACGTTAACGGAGCTAATGGCCGTTTCCTGCTGGCCGCTGATACTGTGCTTGAAGAGAAGCATCTGCGAATTTTCAATATCTGGGGTGTTAGCGAAGTTGAGGTTCTTAGTGGAAGCAAAACGGGAGAAGATAATGACGAACCTGATCCCCGCCTACTGGCTATTGCAGATGAATATGTAGAGGGAGTGTTCGCATATGCGAATATGTCTGTGGCTCCCATGAAGGTTTTGAAAGAAGCCTGTATCAAGCACTTTGTTGGAGAGCTGGAAAAGGATAAAGCCCTGCCTGAGGTTTTGATGCCCATCGGCGGCGATCTTGATATCCTTGATGCTCCTCTTTTCGAAAGTGCCGGTGTATTTTTAAATAGCGGCATCCGTTTGGCGGCCTTTCCGGACATTTACTACAAGATTATGGAAACCCTTAACGACCCCGGAGCCGGATCGGAAAACCTTGCGGATATTATCTCCAAGGATTCAGGGCTGAGTGCAAAATTAATAAGTCTGGTCAACAGTCCGTTGTATGGTTTCGATCTTCCGGTTGAATCATTGAGCAGGGCTGTTTCGTTGGTGGGAACAGATGGTGTCTGCCAGCTTGCTCTAAGTGTTTCGGTTATGGAAGCTTTTAAGGGAGAGCATAATGTAGGTTTTTCCATGGCCGATTTTTGGAAACATTCATTAGCATGTGCTGTTTTTTGCCGCATTTTAGCTCAGCAGGTTCCCGGAATTTCACAAGATAAATGTTTTGTCGTTGGAATGCTCCACGATATCGGGCAGCTGATTATGTTGCAGCAGTATTCGGAAAAGATAGATCTGGCTTTTCAGCTGCGTATGTCCCGCAGCATCAGCTATTGCAAAGCAGAGTCCATGATCTTCGGTTTTGACCATTGTGAACTTGCCGGGAAGCTCTTTGAACTCTGGAATATTCCGCCGTCCATTACTGCCGGAGTGGTCGGTCATCACGGAGTCCGGTCCGGTGAGCTTTGTATTGAGTCTGCAATTTGTTCTGTCGCGGATGCTATGGCTGTTGCTCTTCAATACGGAACAGACAGTTTTGGACTGATAAACACCCCATACACAGGGGCGTGGGATACTCTGGGACTTCCTGACGGTGCAGTTGTGACGACCATATCGAAGGCCAAGCGTCAGATCGCGGACATTCTTGCCATATTCGGAGGTTAG